The candidate division KSB1 bacterium region TGGAGCTGGCGAGGGAGTATCTTCCCGCAGGTACCCACCAGCTGCAGTGGGAAGGGCAGGGGCGCCAGGGTCTCCGTCTGCCGAGTGGGGTATACGTCTGTCGCCTCCAGACCAGCCGTGTGGCGAGATCGGCGAAGTTTGTTCTTTGGAGATGAGAGAAGCCGGCCCGCCGATGGCCCGATCGGACCGCCACGGGTCTCGTGCTTGCCCCACGGCCCTGAGCGTGGGGCGCAGATGGGTTGTGCCTGGGAGGTTCAGGGCTCTGTGCCGAAGAGCTGGGGAAAGGGTCGCTATTGTGGAGCGCTCTCCTTGATGGGGACGGAATGGCCTGGTCCAAGCCGGAGATTTGGAATCGTCGATTGGCCGTCGTGCTCGCTGGCTGGGGTCCTTCCGGCAGGGACATCCGTCCCTTATCGGGGCTGGGGTCGCGGCCGCAGCGAGGCAGCGATTCTCCGTAGGGAATCAAGAAAGCCGCCATCCTTTCTCGGGGGCGCGCCTGCCGTTTCCGGACAGGCGGCTCCTGGGGTATCCCGGGCACAAGAAACGCGCCCATGCCCTCCGGTGACCAGAACGGTCCCTCCTGTTCCGGTCACCCTCGAGGCCGCTACCAAGCGAAGAGACCCTCGGCAGGCTCGCGCCACGGAAACGATGGCGATTTCGACTGGGTGCACGGATTCTGGATGGCTGGGTTCGTCCGGCGGGAGCCGCGATCGACGGCCCCGGGGTTCTTCGAACGGCCGCTCCGCCCCACGGGGTTTGGGGGCAAGCTCACGCCTGATTTCCAGCGATCTTCGCAGACGGGCGATAGGCATGTCGCCTCGACGGGTGGCGTGTTCCGCTCGGAGCCGCGGGTGGTCAAGAATGATGTCACTGCTCCGGCAGGACGCCGGGAAAGGAAGCCAGCTTGGTTCTTACGGCTGTCTCGCTTTCGATCGCCAGGGGCCTGCGGAGCCTTGTTCGATGGCTCCCCGGAAGCGAAGGACCTTCTTGCTTTCCCCGGCCCGGAGTGTGGGCCTGAGTGGTGAGGTCGTCCAAGAACGTGACGGTAAATGGCGGCGCAACCCGCTCCAGAGCACAAGACCGGAGAGGTTGGGCATAGCAGGAGCGGGGGCGGAGTTCTCACGCTTGAAGTTTCGGTATCTGGCCGGATGGCGGGCCCTTTGTGTGGATTCGCGTCCATCAGGGTGAGGGCGCCGGACGAGCGTCCCCCGTCCCGTGGCCGGCAGGCTGGGAGGAGAGGAGGCTGTTGCGCCCACGATGCGGGGTAGGGAGGTGAAGCGCATCGAAAGCTTGGGGAGGAGAATGGAAAAGACGCCGTATCTCCAGCTTTTGGACCGTAAGCTACTTACGGAGATCTGGGAAGAAGCGCTGCGGGTCTTGGAAAAGGTGGGGGTTCTGGTTGACCATCCCGAGGCGAGAGAGCTGCTCCTCGAGGCCGGTGGGGAGGTTGTCGCGCGTAGCGGCCGAATCCGCATCCCGCCGCAGCTCGTGGAAAGGTCGCTGGCGACGGCACCCCGGCGGATCGAGATCTTCGACCGGGAGGGGAATCCCGTCGCGACTTTGGGTTCCAGCCCGTCGGTGTTTAACCCGGGTTCGGCAGCCCTCACGATTTTAGACTGGGCGACCCAGCGGCAGCGTAAGCCGGAAACGCAGGATCTGATCTCCCTGGCCAAGGCCAGCGAGAAGCTGGAACACATAGCTTTTCAGAGCACCGCGTTGATCCCGGGCGACGTGCCGCCGGAGATTTCGGACCGCTACCGCCTGGCCGTCGCCCTTCTCTTCTCGCGCAAACCTGTGGTGACGGGCACATTTCGGGAGGACGCCTTTGCCCCGATGTACGAGATGCTGCTGGCGGTCCGTGGGGGAAGGGAGGAGCTCAGGAATCGGCCGCTTGCCATTTTCGACTGTTGTCCCTCGCCTCCTCTCAAGTGGAGCCACCTTACCTGCCAGGCGCTTCTGGACTGCGCCCGCACCGGGGTTCCCGCCGAGCTGGTGTCCATGCCCCTGGCGGGTGCCACGGCCCCAGTCACGCTGGTCGGGAGCCTCGTCCAGCACACGGCCGAAACCCTGAGTGGTGTGGTGATTCACCAGCTTGCAGCCCCGGGTGCACCCATCATCTACGGGGGATCCCCAGCCGCGGTGGACCTGCGGACGGGCACGACACCCATGGGAGCGATCGAGACAATGCTTCTCGACGTGGCCTACAGCGAGATCGGCCGGTCGTTAGGGCTGCCGACCCACGCCTATATGGGACTCAGCGATGCCAAACTGCTGGATGCCCAGGCCGGGGCAGAAGCGGCTCTGGGTGCGGTACTGGCGGCGCTGGCGGGGATCAGCGTCATCTCGGGGCCTGGGATGCTGGACTTCGAAAGCTGCTTCTCGCTCGAGAAACTCGTGCTGGACAACGAATTCTGTGGCATGGCCCTGAGAGCAGCCCAAGGCGTCCAGCGCCGCGACGCCGAGCTGGCCAGGGATCTCTACGGCGATATCTCCCGCGGCGACTGGTTTCTCACCTCTGAGACAACTCTGCGCTGGTTTCGGGAAGAGCTGTTTTTCCCCTCGCGGGTCATCGATCGGGATACGTACGAGAACTGGGTTAGAGCCGGGCGGACATCGGCAGGCGAGAGGGCGCACGCGCGCCTCCAAGAATTGCTGGAGAAGCCCGTCGCCTTCTTGCAGGACGCCAAAGCCCAAGCTGTACTCCAGATCGTAGAGAACGAAGCCGAAAGATACGGATGCCGGTCTCTGCCTCTAAGGGCGAAGGCGACCGGTTTCGTCTGAAGCGTGAGGTGTGCCCGCCCGGGATGCCGTGGTAGCCCGGTCACCTCGGGCTTCGAGCGCGTCGACCGTGGGAGACGAACGGAAGGGCTGGCGAGGCCGGATAGGGATACTGGGCCTCCCGCTTCGCTTCCTACGGCACGGGTTCTGCCCGACGCGGGGTGGTCCCCAGCGCACGAAAAAGCAAACCCCGGAACAAGGCAGATGGAGACGCAAAGGAGGAGTCCCCGATG contains the following coding sequences:
- a CDS encoding trimethylamine methyltransferase family protein: MRGREVKRIESLGRRMEKTPYLQLLDRKLLTEIWEEALRVLEKVGVLVDHPEARELLLEAGGEVVARSGRIRIPPQLVERSLATAPRRIEIFDREGNPVATLGSSPSVFNPGSAALTILDWATQRQRKPETQDLISLAKASEKLEHIAFQSTALIPGDVPPEISDRYRLAVALLFSRKPVVTGTFREDAFAPMYEMLLAVRGGREELRNRPLAIFDCCPSPPLKWSHLTCQALLDCARTGVPAELVSMPLAGATAPVTLVGSLVQHTAETLSGVVIHQLAAPGAPIIYGGSPAAVDLRTGTTPMGAIETMLLDVAYSEIGRSLGLPTHAYMGLSDAKLLDAQAGAEAALGAVLAALAGISVISGPGMLDFESCFSLEKLVLDNEFCGMALRAAQGVQRRDAELARDLYGDISRGDWFLTSETTLRWFREELFFPSRVIDRDTYENWVRAGRTSAGERAHARLQELLEKPVAFLQDAKAQAVLQIVENEAERYGCRSLPLRAKATGFV